From Cellvibrio zantedeschiae, the proteins below share one genomic window:
- a CDS encoding ABC transporter permease, whose product MKRLINLTPSKSTRWLLGILPFALIILIYIVASDARLAENATDKLLPSFGQMGETLNSYVLEPSKRTGEYLFWTDTYSSLKRLLLGIVIAAVFGFTFGLLTGAIPTFHAPVSPLLTVISLVPPMALLPILFIVFGLDELSKVALIVIGVAPCIARDIQRSTLEIPQEQIIKAQTLGASSLQVLLRVYIPQLMPRLISSIRLTLGSGWLFLIAAEAIASTDGLGYRIFLVRRYLSMDVILPYVAWITLLAFIIDWLLLKTSQKCFRWHHQGAH is encoded by the coding sequence ATGAAACGGCTTATTAACTTAACGCCCTCTAAATCAACACGATGGCTGCTGGGTATACTACCTTTCGCACTCATCATTCTTATTTATATTGTGGCCTCTGATGCACGTTTGGCAGAAAACGCCACAGATAAGTTACTTCCCAGCTTTGGCCAAATGGGCGAAACCTTAAATAGCTATGTGTTAGAACCCAGTAAACGCACTGGTGAATATTTATTTTGGACAGATACCTACAGCAGCCTAAAACGTTTATTGCTCGGCATTGTGATTGCAGCCGTTTTTGGTTTTACTTTTGGATTATTAACTGGCGCAATTCCGACATTCCATGCACCCGTGTCACCTTTGCTAACCGTTATCTCACTTGTACCGCCCATGGCGCTGCTACCGATTTTATTTATTGTGTTTGGGTTAGATGAATTATCCAAAGTCGCACTTATAGTTATTGGTGTTGCTCCATGCATTGCACGCGATATACAGCGCAGCACACTTGAAATCCCGCAAGAACAAATTATTAAAGCGCAAACATTAGGCGCATCATCGCTACAGGTTTTATTGCGCGTTTATATTCCACAGCTCATGCCGCGTTTAATTAGCTCAATTCGTTTAACGCTCGGTTCCGGCTGGTTATTTTTAATTGCAGCAGAAGCTATAGCATCAACTGATGGTCTTGGTTACCGCATATTCTTAGTGCGTCGTTATTTATCAATGGACGTAATTTTACCTTACGTCGCGTGGATTACTTTGCTCGCTTTTATTATCGATTGGCTCTTGCTTAAAACCAGCCAAAAATGTTTTAGATGGCATCACCAAGGAGCGCATTAA
- a CDS encoding urea amidolyase associated protein UAAP2 — translation MSLIGNKLIESKLNPDNANARHYVAAGDYFLGEIKQGQTFRIVDLEGNQAADVLFYNAKDPSERYSAMDTIRTQGNLYLTAGTKLISNTNRELLEIVADTCGRHDTLGGACATESNTVRYSLEKRCMHACRDSWMLAVAEHPEFGISKRDITHNINFFMNVPVTSSGGLTFEDGISAPGKYVELTAKMDIVMLISNCPQLNNPCNGYNPTPIEVLVWN, via the coding sequence ATGTCTCTCATTGGAAATAAATTAATAGAAAGCAAATTAAATCCGGACAATGCCAACGCTCGTCATTACGTTGCAGCGGGTGATTATTTTTTAGGTGAAATCAAACAAGGCCAAACCTTTCGTATTGTTGACCTCGAAGGAAACCAGGCTGCGGATGTTTTGTTTTACAACGCAAAAGACCCAAGCGAGCGTTACAGCGCTATGGACACAATTCGCACTCAAGGAAATTTATATTTAACTGCTGGCACCAAGTTAATATCCAACACCAATCGCGAGCTTTTGGAAATCGTTGCCGATACTTGCGGTCGCCACGATACCCTCGGCGGTGCATGCGCAACCGAGAGCAATACCGTTCGCTACAGTTTGGAAAAACGCTGCATGCACGCCTGCCGCGATAGCTGGATGCTCGCCGTAGCAGAACACCCTGAATTCGGTATTAGCAAACGCGATATCACCCACAACATTAATTTTTTTATGAACGTACCCGTAACTAGCTCAGGCGGTTTGACCTTCGAAGATGGAATTTCCGCGCCCGGCAAATATGTAGAACTGACCGCGAAAATGGATATTGTGATGCTAATTTCAAACTGCCCACAATTGAATAATCCATGTAACGGATACAATCCAACGCCAATTGAAGTATTAGTTTGGAATTAA
- a CDS encoding putative urea ABC transporter substrate-binding protein, with amino-acid sequence MLSTALTKRLFGKTLLASALLFTSAVASAKPFNVCWSIYVGWMPWGYAAEQKIVDKWAKKYGIEIKVTQINDYVESINQYTAGQFDACAMTNMDALTIPAAGGVDSTALIVGDFSNGNDAVILKGDNKTLKDIKGQNVNLVELSVSHYLLARALESVKLKEADVKVVNTSDADMVAVYGTKSVTAVTTWNPLVGEILSQPHSSKVFDSSQIPGEIMDLFVVNTATLKKNPALGKALVGAWYEIMSTMSAQDAKGIAARTAMAKASSTDLAGFDSQLKTTKMFYTPASAVEFTKSDALLSTMKKVAEFSFSHGLLGEKAKDAATIGVEGPKGIYGDSKNVKLRFDTTYMQLAADNKL; translated from the coding sequence ATGCTTTCTACTGCTCTCACCAAACGCCTGTTCGGCAAAACCCTCTTGGCTTCCGCCCTCCTTTTTACCTCTGCAGTTGCTTCAGCCAAACCCTTTAACGTTTGCTGGTCCATCTATGTTGGCTGGATGCCCTGGGGTTACGCCGCTGAGCAAAAGATTGTCGACAAGTGGGCCAAAAAATACGGGATAGAAATCAAAGTTACACAAATCAACGATTACGTTGAATCCATCAATCAATATACCGCTGGTCAATTTGATGCCTGCGCCATGACGAATATGGACGCACTGACTATTCCAGCCGCTGGCGGTGTGGATAGCACGGCTTTAATTGTTGGCGACTTCTCAAACGGAAACGATGCGGTCATCCTCAAAGGTGATAACAAAACCCTGAAAGATATCAAAGGCCAAAACGTAAATCTGGTTGAGTTGAGCGTGTCTCACTATTTGTTAGCACGAGCGCTGGAAAGCGTGAAGCTAAAAGAAGCCGATGTGAAAGTTGTTAACACATCTGATGCCGATATGGTTGCGGTATACGGTACCAAAAGCGTAACAGCGGTAACCACCTGGAATCCTTTAGTGGGTGAAATCCTGTCACAACCACACAGCAGTAAAGTGTTCGACTCCTCGCAAATTCCCGGTGAAATTATGGATTTGTTTGTGGTGAATACTGCCACTCTTAAAAAGAATCCTGCTTTAGGTAAAGCTCTTGTGGGCGCTTGGTACGAAATTATGAGCACTATGAGCGCTCAAGATGCCAAAGGAATTGCAGCGCGTACTGCAATGGCTAAAGCATCCAGCACTGACCTTGCCGGTTTTGATTCACAACTCAAAACCACCAAAATGTTTTATACCCCTGCATCAGCAGTCGAGTTTACAAAAAGCGATGCACTCCTAAGCACCATGAAAAAAGTTGCAGAATTTTCTTTCTCGCACGGCTTGCTGGGTGAGAAAGCAAAAGATGCAGCAACCATTGGTGTCGAAGGCCCTAAAGGTATTTACGGCGATAGCAAAAACGTGAAGCTGCGTTTTGATACGACCTACATGCAATTAGCAGCCGACAACAAACTTTAA
- a CDS encoding PilZ domain-containing protein, with amino-acid sequence MSDLSSQNYDRAMHRHPISGDVDVYDSLRDIYIGRLVNIHTQGLMLVGDVPLEEDRLYELDMHIPHENGKQVLRIGVDCLWTRAADQNGKHWTGFSIIDSTPHAAEEIHKLIQSWGQF; translated from the coding sequence ATGAGTGATTTATCGTCGCAGAATTATGATCGCGCCATGCATCGTCACCCTATTAGTGGTGACGTAGATGTTTATGACAGCTTGCGCGATATTTATATTGGTCGCTTGGTGAATATTCACACTCAAGGTTTGATGTTGGTGGGCGATGTCCCTTTGGAAGAGGACCGCTTGTATGAATTGGATATGCATATACCGCACGAAAACGGTAAGCAAGTATTACGTATAGGCGTGGATTGTTTGTGGACCCGCGCCGCTGATCAAAACGGTAAGCACTGGACGGGTTTTAGTATTATTGATTCTACACCCCACGCAGCGGAAGAAATTCATAAGCTAATTCAGTCTTGGGGACAATTTTAA
- a CDS encoding tryptophan halogenase family protein — MAKPIEKIVIVGGGTAGWMAASALSQYLKDKPVSVQLVESDVIGTVGVGEATVPGIKYFNRQLGIGERDFINATQATFKLGIEFKDWYTKGSSFFHPFADYGMPINGQSFYQHWLQLHKNGYEGALESFCLSTQMALENRFSLPDAEPASPLTRYNYAYHFDAFLYAKFLREYAEARGVQRIEGMISSVTLDEHSGFVKDVVLASGQVVAGELFIDCSGFKALLIEGALRTGYEDWSHWLPCNSAVAMQTENAEAPVPYTCSTAREAGWQWKIPLQHRAGNGYVYCDKYISDQEAIDTLRKHASGRALTEPRVIKFTTGVRKQFWNKNCVALGLASGFLEPLESTSISLIQTGIDKLLNHFPDADFSPELRDEANRLNLLEYARLRDFLILHYKANKRGDTQFWLDVQSMDIPEMLAEKIKRFRADGTLITYDQETFQDASWLSMYNGFKIIPNQTSISLSGTERDSLARMLEKMKSAIAGGVGYAPLHHEFLKSMA, encoded by the coding sequence ATGGCGAAGCCAATTGAGAAGATTGTCATTGTGGGCGGCGGAACGGCGGGCTGGATGGCTGCCTCAGCCTTGTCCCAATATCTCAAAGACAAGCCAGTCAGCGTTCAATTAGTTGAATCTGATGTGATTGGTACAGTGGGTGTTGGCGAGGCGACTGTTCCCGGCATCAAGTATTTCAACCGCCAGTTGGGAATTGGCGAGCGAGACTTTATCAACGCGACCCAGGCGACGTTTAAGCTCGGCATAGAGTTTAAAGATTGGTATACCAAGGGGTCATCTTTTTTTCATCCGTTTGCTGATTACGGTATGCCTATCAATGGGCAATCTTTTTATCAACATTGGCTTCAGCTGCACAAAAACGGCTATGAAGGTGCCTTGGAAAGCTTTTGCCTCTCTACCCAAATGGCTCTTGAGAACAGGTTTTCCCTGCCTGATGCCGAGCCGGCATCACCACTCACAAGATACAACTACGCCTATCATTTTGATGCATTTTTATACGCAAAATTTTTGCGTGAGTATGCCGAAGCTCGCGGCGTGCAACGCATTGAAGGCATGATTTCATCGGTGACGCTGGACGAACATTCGGGCTTCGTCAAAGACGTAGTGCTGGCAAGTGGCCAGGTTGTAGCGGGTGAGCTCTTTATCGATTGCTCTGGATTCAAGGCGTTATTGATAGAGGGAGCGCTGCGTACGGGCTATGAGGATTGGAGCCATTGGCTTCCCTGTAACAGCGCTGTCGCCATGCAAACGGAGAATGCTGAGGCACCGGTTCCTTATACATGCTCAACCGCACGGGAAGCTGGCTGGCAATGGAAAATTCCTTTGCAGCATCGCGCTGGCAATGGCTACGTTTACTGCGATAAGTATATTTCTGATCAAGAAGCCATCGACACTCTGCGAAAACATGCAAGCGGCCGGGCCCTGACCGAACCCCGTGTTATCAAGTTCACTACAGGTGTACGAAAACAATTCTGGAACAAAAACTGTGTCGCATTGGGGCTGGCGAGCGGATTTTTAGAGCCGCTCGAGTCAACGAGTATTTCTTTGATTCAGACGGGAATTGATAAATTGCTAAATCACTTCCCCGACGCGGATTTTAGCCCTGAGCTGCGTGATGAGGCCAACCGCCTCAATTTGCTGGAGTATGCACGCTTACGGGATTTCCTGATTTTGCATTACAAAGCTAATAAAAGAGGCGATACGCAATTCTGGTTGGATGTTCAATCCATGGATATACCCGAGATGCTAGCGGAAAAAATCAAACGTTTCCGGGCTGACGGCACCCTGATCACTTATGACCAGGAAACCTTCCAGGATGCCAGCTGGCTGAGTATGTACAACGGTTTCAAAATCATTCCCAACCAAACAAGCATTTCGCTGTCCGGTACAGAGCGGGATTCCCTGGCCAGGATGCTGGAAAAAATGAAATCCGCTATTGCGGGTGGAGTGGGATACGCACCGCTTCATCATGAGTTCCTCAAGTCCATGGCGTAA
- a CDS encoding DUF1631 family protein has protein sequence MQNLGSFGADANKRSSPSLAPMSEQIVIQHLKHCRDLTRGFAYRVFPNFWRHWCKEILEHAEQAKSNKEQLALFEVQNLIAAVQQPAEQEFCQHLGNGFVKFKNKTLNTLTGEERFTGDMLSLVEHSDLEETIAITSITHRAEGFYAEQLWSLQQRLALLNDGEKLDERSNPASPVQFCEALRKVLASLDMDAKTKIIGYKIFDQEVIGQLEGLYDEINQYLIHQNLLPNLRFVPSSDGASSTRSASEDQVADDPLDINPLGELPGQSSVDPMHRRASDRLLSGTLNPSDVQYQSSLLNAIKLLQAHITHQGHGGQQTVQQAPVAATGFAPRPAGEYSAVADSSYNQHPQHISAQNLRVYSTDQLVGVLDGLQTTTLVTTQQVFDNVSAGVPTLAPQRVQEVSQLMMQQIARENENGAVEASDMQTIDLVGMLFEYMLSDEHLPDSVKALLSYLHTPFLKIAFIDKDFFEQPEHPARVLLNSLAEAGVRWVSNDGSDQFEIFNKIKVTVFRLLEDFKNDVRLFAELLIEFNAYTHNVARRQELMERRALEKAQGEEKLREAKVQVNNAVRSRTDGRDMPSAILLLLLQPWSDYLSFVLLRYGENSDSWQRAVSVVDDLLWSLEPKTLQADKVKQMEKQDSLIAALEHGFETIGYEQAKGRKLIDAVVALQRLALQSKKAESAPAPMRTKLESMAAEKAGQTTELLQPQTADETKIVDSLKMIEFGTWFEFDGGKRLKVAWFNQKTNHYMLVDQQGRKVSLIAGLQLAREMISGKARVIAGSTKPFFERALENIYQTLNERAGNLTAEVTRIGE, from the coding sequence ATGCAGAATTTAGGGTCGTTTGGCGCCGATGCCAATAAGCGTTCGAGTCCTTCGCTTGCTCCTATGTCAGAGCAAATTGTGATTCAACATCTCAAGCACTGCCGCGACCTTACCCGTGGTTTTGCCTATCGCGTATTCCCTAATTTTTGGCGGCATTGGTGCAAAGAAATTTTAGAGCACGCTGAGCAAGCCAAATCCAACAAAGAACAGCTTGCCTTATTTGAAGTACAAAATTTAATCGCTGCGGTGCAGCAGCCTGCTGAGCAGGAATTTTGCCAACACTTAGGCAATGGTTTTGTAAAATTTAAAAATAAAACTTTGAATACCTTGACCGGTGAAGAACGCTTTACCGGCGATATGCTGTCTTTGGTTGAACACTCTGATCTTGAAGAAACAATCGCAATCACTTCAATTACACACCGGGCTGAGGGTTTTTACGCTGAGCAACTCTGGTCGCTCCAACAGCGCCTCGCGTTATTGAATGATGGTGAAAAATTAGACGAAAGAAGCAATCCCGCTAGCCCTGTGCAGTTCTGTGAGGCTTTGCGTAAAGTTTTAGCTAGTTTGGATATGGATGCCAAAACAAAAATTATTGGCTACAAAATATTTGATCAAGAAGTTATTGGGCAGTTGGAAGGTCTTTATGACGAGATCAACCAATATTTGATTCACCAGAATCTATTGCCGAATTTACGCTTTGTGCCCAGTTCTGATGGCGCTTCCAGTACGCGCTCTGCCTCTGAAGATCAAGTTGCAGATGATCCCTTAGATATAAATCCGCTGGGCGAATTACCGGGTCAGTCTTCTGTAGACCCTATGCACCGCCGCGCAAGTGATCGTTTGCTTAGCGGCACACTTAATCCTTCAGATGTGCAATACCAAAGCAGTTTATTAAATGCGATTAAATTATTGCAAGCGCACATCACTCATCAAGGGCATGGCGGCCAACAAACTGTGCAACAAGCACCGGTTGCCGCCACAGGTTTCGCACCGCGTCCTGCAGGTGAATATTCTGCGGTAGCAGATTCCTCTTATAACCAGCACCCGCAACATATATCAGCGCAAAATTTGCGTGTGTACAGCACTGATCAATTAGTTGGTGTGTTGGATGGTTTGCAAACCACTACGCTAGTCACAACCCAACAGGTTTTTGACAATGTAAGCGCGGGCGTTCCGACCTTGGCACCGCAGCGTGTGCAAGAAGTCAGTCAGTTGATGATGCAGCAGATCGCCAGGGAAAATGAAAATGGTGCTGTTGAAGCAAGCGATATGCAAACCATCGATTTGGTGGGTATGTTGTTTGAGTACATGCTGTCTGACGAACATTTGCCTGATTCAGTGAAAGCATTGCTAAGTTATTTACACACTCCCTTTCTTAAAATTGCTTTTATAGATAAAGATTTTTTTGAACAACCAGAGCATCCAGCGCGTGTGTTATTAAATAGTTTGGCAGAAGCCGGTGTGCGCTGGGTAAGTAACGATGGCAGCGACCAGTTTGAAATTTTTAACAAAATTAAAGTCACTGTATTCCGCTTGTTGGAAGATTTTAAAAACGATGTGCGTTTGTTTGCAGAATTGTTGATTGAATTTAATGCATATACCCACAACGTTGCGCGTCGTCAGGAGTTAATGGAGCGTCGCGCTTTGGAAAAAGCGCAAGGCGAAGAAAAGTTACGCGAAGCAAAAGTGCAAGTTAACAACGCCGTTCGTAGCCGTACAGATGGCCGCGATATGCCTTCTGCAATTTTGTTGCTGCTATTGCAGCCCTGGTCTGATTACCTGTCGTTCGTGTTGTTGCGTTACGGTGAAAACTCCGATTCATGGCAGCGTGCTGTGAGTGTGGTAGATGATTTATTGTGGAGCCTTGAGCCTAAAACCTTGCAGGCAGACAAGGTTAAGCAAATGGAAAAACAAGATTCGCTGATTGCGGCGCTTGAACATGGATTTGAAACCATTGGTTACGAACAAGCCAAAGGCCGTAAATTAATTGATGCGGTTGTCGCATTGCAGCGCTTGGCATTGCAAAGTAAAAAAGCCGAATCTGCACCGGCACCCATGCGTACCAAATTGGAAAGCATGGCGGCAGAAAAAGCCGGCCAAACAACCGAGCTATTGCAACCTCAAACTGCTGATGAAACTAAAATTGTCGATAGTTTGAAAATGATTGAGTTCGGTACCTGGTTCGAATTCGACGGCGGCAAACGTTTAAAAGTGGCTTGGTTCAATCAAAAAACCAATCACTATATGTTAGTGGATCAGCAAGGTAGAAAAGTGTCGCTAATTGCGGGCTTACAATTAGCGCGTGAAATGATTTCAGGTAAAGCGCGTGTGATTGCAGGTAGCACTAAACCATTCTTCGAGCGTGCGCTGGAAAATATTTACCAAACACTCAATGAGCGTGCCGGCAATTTAACGGCTGAAGTAACCCGTATAGGTGAGTAA
- a CDS encoding urea amidolyase associated protein UAAP1 — translation MSKIFYTTTILGNGHWSLEVRRGTLMKITDLEGGANVGMLFYNPRNLLERYNAPDTLKCQHTFKLQRGNCLYSDMGRIFASIIEDYSANGEGNWHDTVCGNSNAQQIEKQFGKRDYQKDRNSWLQNGSDAFLVELAKYGLGRADMAANINWFSKVIADDSGNIKLDTKNQAAGNSVTLRFDMDTLLLLHACPHPLNQEKAYPFKPVQIELGEADPVGEDDYCKNFRPENQRGFQNNALYYLAAN, via the coding sequence ATGAGTAAGATTTTTTATACCACAACAATTCTTGGTAACGGTCATTGGTCGCTCGAGGTGCGTCGTGGCACCCTTATGAAAATTACCGATTTAGAAGGCGGCGCAAATGTGGGCATGCTGTTTTACAACCCACGTAACTTATTAGAAAGATACAACGCGCCCGATACGCTTAAATGCCAACACACGTTTAAATTACAGCGCGGCAACTGCTTGTACTCTGACATGGGTAGGATTTTTGCTTCGATTATTGAAGATTATTCAGCCAACGGCGAAGGCAATTGGCACGATACGGTGTGCGGAAATAGCAACGCGCAACAAATAGAAAAGCAATTTGGCAAACGCGATTATCAAAAAGATCGTAACAGCTGGTTGCAAAATGGTAGCGATGCATTTTTAGTAGAACTTGCAAAATATGGTTTGGGCCGTGCGGATATGGCAGCCAACATTAACTGGTTCAGTAAAGTCATTGCAGATGATAGTGGCAACATAAAACTCGACACCAAAAATCAAGCTGCGGGGAATTCTGTAACCCTGCGCTTTGATATGGACACACTCCTGTTATTACATGCATGCCCTCATCCACTTAATCAAGAGAAAGCTTACCCATTCAAACCTGTACAAATTGAATTAGGTGAAGCAGACCCTGTGGGTGAAGATGATTACTGCAAAAATTTCCGCCCCGAAAACCAACGCGGATTCCAAAATAACGCACTTTATTATCTTGCGGCCAATTAA
- a CDS encoding ABC transporter ATP-binding protein — MSVTPQATPLITAKNLWKKYGNNTVLERINISVYAGEFITMVGTSGCGKSTFLKMLLGMEEATSGELLLDGKPIPNEPDQSRGIVFQQYSVFPHLTVLENVILAREFEHSPLIGKLFGGKKQKVIDEAKALLESVGLTPSLAKYPHELSGGMKQRLAIAQALIRQPRILLLDEPFGALDPGIRADMHQLILKLWREHNLTVFMVTHDLSEGFYLGTRLWVFDKLRRDPHSPEAYGANITYDLPVTRKKTEVPQEIKAAEIAL, encoded by the coding sequence ATGTCTGTTACGCCCCAAGCAACGCCTTTAATCACCGCAAAAAATCTGTGGAAAAAGTACGGTAATAATACAGTGCTGGAACGCATCAACATCAGCGTATACGCAGGTGAATTTATTACTATGGTAGGAACCTCAGGTTGCGGAAAAAGCACCTTCCTAAAAATGTTATTAGGTATGGAAGAAGCTACATCTGGCGAATTACTATTAGATGGAAAACCAATTCCAAACGAACCCGATCAATCGCGCGGCATAGTATTCCAACAATACTCTGTATTTCCGCATTTAACAGTTTTAGAAAACGTTATCCTTGCACGTGAATTTGAACATTCGCCGTTAATAGGAAAATTATTTGGTGGTAAAAAACAAAAAGTTATTGATGAAGCAAAAGCATTATTAGAGTCTGTTGGCTTAACACCTTCATTAGCAAAATATCCGCATGAATTATCTGGCGGCATGAAGCAACGCCTAGCCATTGCACAGGCTTTAATTCGCCAACCCAGAATTTTATTGCTCGACGAACCTTTTGGCGCTCTCGACCCGGGCATTCGCGCCGACATGCACCAATTAATTTTAAAACTCTGGCGCGAACACAATCTCACTGTATTTATGGTGACCCACGATTTAAGTGAAGGTTTTTATTTAGGCACACGCTTGTGGGTATTCGACAAGTTACGCCGCGACCCACATTCACCGGAGGCCTACGGCGCAAATATTACTTACGACTTACCGGTAACCCGCAAAAAAACAGAAGTACCGCAAGAAATAAAAGCAGCAGAGATCGCACTATGA